The sequence GTTGTGGAGGCTGAAGATGGAGTGGGGGATGCGCTCCAGGTCGCAGCGGATGAGCTCCAGCTCCGTCAGGTTGGCCATCTTCTTTAGGCTGTTGAGCACGATGAGTTTGGTGCCTTCGTTGTTTATGGACAGCTTCTGTAGGTGCACGCCCACGTCCGTGACCACCTGCGGCAGCTTGCTCAGGTTGCTCTTGAGCCGCAGCACCTTGAGCCGCTTGAGCTCACGCAGCCCATCGATGACGATGAAGCGGTTGTTCTCGGCGCTCAGGTTGCCTGTCAGGTGCAGCTCCTCCAGCGTCTTCAGGCTGTAGATCCACAGcgggatctccttgatgtccgtGAACTTGATGTGCAGCGCCCGCAGGTTCTCGCGCAGGAAGGCCAGGGCGGGCGCCTCGATTTTGGCAGCTGTATGGTACAGCCACAGCTCCTTGAGGCCCGTGAGCTGCGCGATGCTGGGTGGGATGGTCACATCGGGGatcagctccagcttcagcacctCCAGCTCCACCAGGTCGAACACCGTGTCAGGGATGCCGCTGAGCATGAACAGGTGCAGTTCCAGCTTGTCCTGCGCGTTCTTGGTGAGACGCTGGCGCAGCTTGTCCAACGTCCACTCATTGTTGAGGTTCAGCTGCCGCAGCTTGTTCTCACTCACCTCCGACAGGAAGACAGCGAAGCGCTTTGAGTAGAGCGGGTCGTACTGGTCAATGAGGTGCAGCATGAAGGCGAAGTCGTTCTTGACGTCGGGGATGTCACTGTAGCTGCTCTCCTCGCGGATGGACTCGAACGAGTACTTCTTCAGGGAGCGCCGCAGCATCCACCAGAGCGTATACATGCAGATGAGGCCGTAGAAGATGACCAGGCTGATGTAGAAGGACGCCAGGATCTTGAAGAGCGTGGCCAGTGGGTGGGCGCACCGGTACGTGcggtagcccgtcaggctctcaATGTCCACCGTGCAGTCCACATCAAACTTGATATTGTGCACATAGTAGACCGTGTAGCAGATGATGAGGATGAACTTGATCACCTTGATAATGGTCTGCCGCATGTACAGGCGGTACACGATGTCCCCCTCCTCCACGTGGGTTCGGAACTTCTTCACCTTCTCGAACAGCGCCTTGGCCTGCTCACCCTCCTTCTTGTCCAGCACGCCTGTCTCCGAGCGGTCCACGATGCCCTGCTCGATCCGAGACTTGGTCCGTTGCAGCATGGGCACGGTGGCCTCCACGTCCTCGCTGACCGTCGACGACTTCTTGTCCATGGAGCCGTTCAtcttgctgaaggctggcttggggTCGCTCTCCTCCACCACAGTCTCCGACAGGGCCCGCGTGGTCCAGGGCGAGTCGAAGCACTTGAGCAGGATGGACACGAAGTGCTCCAGCTTGGAGCTGGTGCGTGGGAACTTGAACCAGAAGTTGCTGCAGGCCAGGAAGATGAGCGTGTGCAGGAGCACCAGGTAGGGGAAGTACTTGGCGAACCAGTGCAGGCGGTTCTCATAGCACACAGCGTCCACGTAGTTGTACTGGTGCCGGTCCAGGTCGTACTTGATGCCGGTGGGGCCGGTGTCTTGGGTCGGCCCGATGGTGGAGTTGGGGTAGGGGGGCTCTGGGCCGGGGGCCGCCCAGCCCCGGAACGAGTCGTTGCAGGAGTCCTTGGTGACCCACTTACAGGGCAGGCAGATCATCTTGTCCTGGGTGACCTGCAGCGTGCCCCCGAAGACAGCGATCATCAGCATGACAATGGAGATGTAGTCGGTGAACACGTCCCACCACGGCTTCAGGATCCGGTACGCTGGCTGCGTGTCCGCAAAGTAGCGGAGCTCTGTCACCGGAATCATGGTTCAACCTGAAATGGACCACAGGAGGGGGTTACTGAGGGGTGGCAGGGCTTTCTGAGACCCAGGGGGCACGAGCAGGAGACTATGGACCCATTGTCCAAAATTCCACCTCGAGGCTAGCTGTGAGTCACACTAGCTGGGCAACACTCACAGGGCAGCCCACGGAGTGACCTTGGTCCAGAAACCAGATGGTCACTGGGTGGCTGGGAAACCACCAGAGGGAAGGTGGGCAGCCTCCCCATTCcacaggcaggaaggctgagGCATGAAGTCCAGGCCATGCTGACAGATCACTACAGAGCCTCATAGGGACCTCCACCTTCCAGCAGGAGCAGTCCAGAAGTCCTGTCTAGATCCCATCCTGTTAATGACAAGACCAACCAGAGGGGCCAGCTGAAAACTTCCAGTTCCTTCAGAACCAGGTACCGTGAAGCCATACCAGTGATCTTAAGAGTGGTTGTGCAGCTTTTGGATCTGAACCCAGGCCGTCTGCAGTAGGGGTcaagagtcctaaccgctggaccaccagattTATTCAAAGCCCCTGAAGAGATTTAGTCAAAGTATGAGAAAAGTCAAGTGCAGAAGAGGGAGTGAAATATGAactagctgcttttttttttttttttatgaactaGCTTCTATAGAACAAATAAGGAAGCTGAAAACattccacgtgtgtgtgtgtgtaaatatggcCACACAGGATTCTGGGCGTGTGGGGAGAGTGGCAGGAAGGACAAACACGCAGCAGGCTGTAAGGACGGGTGCCTGGGGGAGGGGCCGGGCAGCGAGGACTAGAAAGCAGGATGACATGGTCACACACTTAGGGCATTTATGTCAGACAGTTTCCGGCTGTGTGCATCCACATGTTTGTAAAGAAATTTAGAACAGCAGCAGATTCTCCCCCTGCAGAGTCCCACTCGGCAGGTCCTGAGtagagcctgggagtctggtttTTTTAATGCTTGACTTCAAGGACGCTAGTGCTTGGATAAGAGGCCACATTCAGGAAGCGCAGCCAGGGGTTGGTGTGCAACAAAATGAACCCACGAAGAAACCCTGAATCCCTGGGCTGGCAGGGAGCACCCTGCTGGGACCTGTCACTCTTACAATGCTGCTCGGGCCATGAGGCTGTAACAGAGAAGAAAGGGACTAGGTGTTCACTGCAGAACAGTCAGGAAAATGTAA is a genomic window of Muntiacus reevesi chromosome 3, mMunRee1.1, whole genome shotgun sequence containing:
- the LRRC8A gene encoding volume-regulated anion channel subunit LRRC8A translates to MIPVTELRYFADTQPAYRILKPWWDVFTDYISIVMLMIAVFGGTLQVTQDKMICLPCKWVTKDSCNDSFRGWAAPGPEPPYPNSTIGPTQDTGPTGIKYDLDRHQYNYVDAVCYENRLHWFAKYFPYLVLLHTLIFLACSNFWFKFPRTSSKLEHFVSILLKCFDSPWTTRALSETVVEESDPKPAFSKMNGSMDKKSSTVSEDVEATVPMLQRTKSRIEQGIVDRSETGVLDKKEGEQAKALFEKVKKFRTHVEEGDIVYRLYMRQTIIKVIKFILIICYTVYYVHNIKFDVDCTVDIESLTGYRTYRCAHPLATLFKILASFYISLVIFYGLICMYTLWWMLRRSLKKYSFESIREESSYSDIPDVKNDFAFMLHLIDQYDPLYSKRFAVFLSEVSENKLRQLNLNNEWTLDKLRQRLTKNAQDKLELHLFMLSGIPDTVFDLVELEVLKLELIPDVTIPPSIAQLTGLKELWLYHTAAKIEAPALAFLRENLRALHIKFTDIKEIPLWIYSLKTLEELHLTGNLSAENNRFIVIDGLRELKRLKVLRLKSNLSKLPQVVTDVGVHLQKLSINNEGTKLIVLNSLKKMANLTELELIRCDLERIPHSIFSLHNLQEIDLKDNNLKTIEEIISFQHLHRLTCLKLWYNHIAYIPIQIGNLTNLERLYLNRNKIEKIPTQLFYCRKLRYLDLSHNNLTFLPADIGLLQSLQNLAVTANRIEALPPELFQCRKLRALHLGNNVLQSLPSRVGELTSLTQIELRGNRLECLPVELGECPLLKRSGLVVEEDLFNTLPPEVKERLWRADKEQA